One Pseudodesulfovibrio cashew DNA window includes the following coding sequences:
- a CDS encoding (Fe-S)-binding protein, producing MSKDCILCGKCLEVCPLLRATGREELSPRAKADLVRLLDGDGGELREANVARLASLCLGCKRCRAVCSQDVDVPGLVAMLRAAHPDFKQWLWKTWLSHAGTLWSAGSTAAGLIPERFRPEKFGPMLKMLAGLKGGPGLTPFLSPQKFPDTSRGEKMLLFAGCTATHVQGRWLMAALRLLDGLGIEVLPGDFGCCGASLEAGGCLDEAKAMAKHNLAVWRAAGRPKVAVFCASCRAGLLGYSDCRDEEECLLWRKSILPLSEVVKNTEFMIFDNAPEKLGYHHPCHAGDGDPDFGFLSAVLGERLAAPSGRECCGFGGLLRLAAPEVAEDVNRRCWDALTGPEVIVTGCSACVAQLAATAPEGTAVGHWLELIG from the coding sequence ATGTCCAAAGATTGTATCCTGTGCGGCAAGTGCCTGGAGGTCTGTCCGCTTTTGCGGGCAACCGGGCGGGAGGAGCTTTCCCCGCGCGCCAAGGCGGACCTTGTTCGGTTGTTGGATGGCGACGGCGGCGAACTGCGAGAGGCGAACGTGGCCCGGCTGGCCTCCCTGTGCCTTGGCTGCAAGCGGTGCCGGGCTGTCTGCTCTCAGGATGTGGACGTGCCCGGGTTGGTGGCCATGCTGCGGGCGGCCCATCCCGATTTCAAGCAGTGGCTGTGGAAGACCTGGTTGAGCCACGCAGGGACGTTGTGGTCCGCTGGCTCGACTGCGGCCGGACTCATCCCCGAACGGTTCCGGCCGGAAAAGTTCGGCCCCATGCTCAAGATGCTCGCAGGCTTGAAGGGCGGGCCGGGGCTGACGCCGTTCCTCTCTCCCCAAAAATTCCCTGACACATCTCGCGGCGAGAAAATGCTGCTCTTTGCGGGCTGCACCGCCACCCATGTGCAGGGACGCTGGCTCATGGCCGCGTTGAGACTGTTGGACGGCCTCGGCATCGAGGTCCTGCCCGGCGACTTCGGCTGCTGTGGGGCGAGCCTCGAAGCAGGGGGGTGTCTGGACGAAGCGAAAGCCATGGCCAAGCACAACCTTGCGGTATGGCGTGCGGCGGGCAGGCCCAAGGTTGCGGTCTTCTGCGCCTCCTGCAGGGCGGGGCTGCTCGGGTACTCGGATTGCAGGGATGAGGAGGAATGTCTCCTCTGGAGGAAATCCATCCTGCCGTTATCCGAAGTTGTGAAAAATACTGAATTTATGATATTCGACAATGCGCCGGAAAAATTGGGATACCATCATCCCTGCCATGCCGGTGACGGCGATCCTGACTTCGGGTTCCTTTCCGCAGTGCTGGGCGAGCGCCTGGCCGCTCCGTCCGGCAGGGAGTGTTGCGGATTCGGCGGACTCCTGCGCCTGGCCGCGCCCGAGGTGGCCGAGGATGTCAACCGGCGCTGTTGGGACGCGCTGACCGGGCCGGAGGTGATCGTCACCGGGTGTTCGGCGTGCGTGGCGCAGCTTGCGGCCACCGCGCCGGAGGGAACGGCGGTGGGGCATTGGTTGGAACTGATAGGATAG
- the secA gene encoding preprotein translocase subunit SecA, which yields MLKFLFGSKNDRYLKKLKPIIAEINGFESKMEALSDEDFPRIISEWKAQVAAGEKTLDDLLPECFALVREAGKRAFDPPMRHYDVQLIGGIVLHQGKISEMKTGEGKTLVATLPVVLNALSGKGVHVITVNDYLASRDSEWMGQLYAFLGLSVGVIVHGLTDQERQEAYAADITYGTNNEFGFDYLRDNMKFYKEQLVQRPLNYAIVDEVDSILIDEARTPLIISGPGEKSSGLYRRVDSIIPSLAKSSPMDPEDKDAVPDGDFVLDEKTKAVTLSDAGVEKVEAMLDVDNLFDPQNIALQHHVLQALKAHHCYQNDVEYIIKDGQVVLVDEFTGRLMPGRRLSDGLHQAIEAKENVKVEAENQTLASITFQNYFRMYDKLAGMTGTADTEAVEFGQIYNLEVIVIPTHKPMVRKDHPDAIYKTQEQKYEAIADDIADCYHRGQPTLVGTVSIEKSELLSHLLKKKKIPHDVLNAKQHEREAEIVAEAGHKKKVTIATNMAGRGTDIKLGEGVRELGGLHIIGTERHESRRIDNQLRGRSGRQGDPGSSRFYLALDDDLMRLFGSDRLKGIMDKLGLEDGMAIENKMVSGAIEKSQTRVEGHHFEIRKQLLEYDDVMNQQREVIYSLRRDLMQAETVDGIAREYAIDLLEDVLEPALDMRDPDKETVDSVRARLEEVFNFERFEGWHDNQLPSREQAETWVDEIFGYLRASTGDHYQEILRYFLLDSLDRNWKEHLLNMDHLRDGIGLRGYGQKDPKQEYKREGFELFSELVYTIKESSMRAFSHLRIEAEVRDEEFQHETSDELEYTDSESADKKAEPVKKAPKVSRNAPCPCGSGKKYKKCCGA from the coding sequence ATGCTCAAATTCCTGTTCGGTTCCAAAAATGACCGATACCTGAAGAAACTCAAGCCCATAATCGCCGAAATCAACGGTTTCGAATCCAAGATGGAGGCGCTGTCCGACGAGGACTTCCCTCGGATCATCAGTGAGTGGAAGGCCCAGGTGGCAGCCGGGGAAAAGACCCTGGACGACCTCCTGCCTGAATGTTTCGCACTGGTCCGCGAGGCCGGAAAGCGGGCCTTTGATCCGCCCATGCGGCACTACGACGTCCAGCTTATCGGTGGTATCGTCCTGCACCAGGGAAAGATTTCCGAAATGAAGACCGGTGAGGGCAAGACCCTGGTGGCGACCCTGCCCGTGGTCCTCAATGCGCTCTCCGGCAAGGGCGTGCACGTCATCACGGTCAACGACTACCTGGCCTCCCGTGACTCCGAATGGATGGGCCAGCTCTATGCCTTCCTCGGCCTGAGCGTGGGCGTCATCGTCCACGGCCTGACCGACCAGGAGCGGCAGGAAGCCTACGCCGCGGATATCACCTACGGAACCAACAACGAGTTCGGCTTCGACTACCTGCGCGACAACATGAAGTTCTACAAGGAGCAGCTCGTACAGCGGCCCCTGAACTACGCCATCGTCGACGAAGTTGACTCCATCCTCATCGATGAGGCCCGGACTCCGCTGATCATCTCCGGTCCCGGCGAAAAGTCCTCCGGTCTCTACCGCCGCGTGGACTCCATCATCCCCTCGCTGGCCAAGTCCTCGCCCATGGACCCCGAGGACAAGGACGCCGTGCCCGACGGCGACTTTGTGCTCGACGAAAAGACCAAGGCCGTGACCCTGTCCGACGCGGGCGTGGAAAAGGTCGAGGCCATGCTGGACGTGGACAACCTGTTCGACCCGCAGAACATCGCCCTTCAGCATCACGTACTCCAGGCGCTCAAGGCGCATCACTGCTACCAGAACGACGTGGAGTACATCATCAAGGACGGCCAGGTGGTGCTGGTGGACGAGTTCACCGGTCGCCTCATGCCGGGCCGCCGCCTCTCGGACGGCCTGCATCAGGCCATCGAAGCCAAGGAGAACGTCAAGGTCGAGGCAGAGAACCAGACCCTGGCGTCCATCACCTTCCAGAACTATTTCCGCATGTACGACAAGCTGGCGGGCATGACCGGTACGGCCGATACCGAGGCGGTGGAATTCGGCCAGATCTACAATCTTGAGGTCATCGTCATCCCCACCCACAAGCCCATGGTCCGCAAGGATCATCCGGACGCCATCTACAAGACCCAGGAGCAGAAGTACGAGGCCATCGCCGATGATATCGCCGACTGCTACCATCGCGGCCAGCCCACCCTGGTGGGCACGGTCTCCATCGAGAAGTCGGAGCTGCTCTCGCACCTGCTCAAAAAGAAGAAGATTCCGCACGACGTGCTCAACGCCAAGCAGCATGAGCGCGAGGCCGAGATCGTGGCCGAGGCCGGTCACAAGAAGAAAGTCACCATCGCCACCAACATGGCCGGCCGTGGTACCGACATCAAGCTCGGCGAGGGCGTGCGCGAGCTGGGCGGCCTGCACATCATCGGCACCGAGCGCCACGAATCGCGGCGTATCGACAACCAGCTCCGCGGCCGTTCAGGCCGTCAGGGCGATCCCGGCTCCTCCCGCTTCTACCTGGCCCTGGACGACGACCTCATGCGCCTGTTCGGCTCTGACCGGCTCAAGGGCATCATGGACAAGCTCGGCCTGGAAGACGGCATGGCCATCGAGAACAAGATGGTCTCCGGTGCCATCGAAAAGTCCCAGACGCGGGTGGAAGGACACCACTTCGAGATACGCAAGCAGCTCCTGGAATATGACGACGTCATGAACCAGCAGCGCGAGGTCATCTACTCCCTGCGCCGCGATCTGATGCAGGCCGAGACCGTGGACGGCATCGCCCGCGAGTACGCCATCGATCTGCTGGAGGACGTGCTCGAACCGGCCCTGGATATGCGCGATCCCGACAAGGAGACCGTGGACTCGGTCCGGGCGAGGCTGGAGGAGGTCTTCAACTTCGAGCGTTTCGAAGGGTGGCACGACAATCAGCTGCCGTCCCGCGAGCAGGCCGAGACCTGGGTGGATGAGATATTCGGTTACCTGCGGGCTTCCACGGGCGACCACTACCAGGAGATCCTGCGCTACTTCCTGCTCGATTCCCTGGACCGCAACTGGAAGGAGCACCTGCTGAACATGGACCACCTGCGCGACGGCATCGGCCTGCGCGGATACGGCCAAAAAGACCCCAAGCAGGAGTACAAGCGCGAGGGCTTCGAACTCTTCTCCGAGCTGGTTTACACCATCAAGGAGAGTTCCATGCGCGCCTTCTCGCACTTGCGCATCGAGGCCGAGGTCCGGGACGAGGAGTTTCAGCACGAGACCTCCGACGAGCTGGAGTACACCGACAGTGAATCGGCGGACAAGAAGGCCGAGCCGGTCAAGAAGGCCCCCAAGGTCTCCCGCAACGCCCCGTGCCCCTGCGGCAGCGGCAAGAAGTACAAGAAGTGCTGCGGCGCGTAA